From the genome of Leptotrichia sp. HSP-342:
CTTTTTATAATTGTGTCAGGTAGTCCAAGTTCATGTCCTACTTTTCGTACTTCGTCTTTAAATAGCTCTTTTAAAGGTTCAAGTAATTCAAATTGCAAGTCTTCTGGCAATCCTCCTACGTTATGGTGAGATTTTATTGTATGGGAAGGGCCTTTTATAGACTGAGATTCAATTACATCTGGGTAAATTGTTCCTTGTGCTAGGAATTTCGCTCCTTCTTGTCCTTTAAGTTTTCTAATTTCTTCGTTAAATACTTCGATAAATTCGTTTCCAATGATTTTTCTCTTGGCTTCAGGCTCGTCTACGCCTTTTAATTTATTTAAAAATCTGTCTTTTGCATCAACGAAAACAATGTTTAAGTCAAAGTGTTTTTTGTAATATTCAAGAACTTTTTTTCCTTCATCTTTTCTTAGAAGACCAGTATCTACAAACATACAAGTAAGCTGGTGCCCGATTGCATTGTTAATCAGAACTGCGGCAACTGATGAATCTACTCCACCAGAAAGGGCAAGCAGTACGTGTTCATCTCCGACAGTTTCCTTGATGGATTTTGTTTTTTCAGTAATAAAACTTGAAATTTTCCAGTTTTTTTCGCATTTACAGATGTTAAATACAAAATTTTCCAAAATTTGTGTTCCACATTCAGAATGGACTACTTCTGGATGGAATTGAAGTGCATAAATTCCATTGTTGTTTGTAATTGCGGCGATTGATGAATCTGTTTTTGCGATAATTTCAAATCCTGTTGGCAATTCTGTGATGTGATCGTTGTGGCTCATCCAGATGTTAGAAGATTTTTTTACTCCTGTAAACAAAGGATTATCATTATTTTCTACTTCTAATACAGCTTTTCCGAACTCTCTTGAATCTGCCTTTTCAACTTTTCCACCGTTTAAGTGTGTGATTAGTTGCATTCCATAGCAAATACCCAAAATAGGAAGATTTAAGTTAAATACTTCAGGATTTACAGTTGGAGCACCTTTTTCGTAAACTGAAGCAGGACCTCCTGAAAAGATGATACCTTTTACCTTTTCTTCTCCATTTTTTATTTTTTCAATATCAATTAAAGGTACAATTTCACAATAAACTTCCATTTCCCTAATTCTTCTGGCAATTAATTGGCTGTATTGTGAACCAAAATCGATGATAATAATTTTTTCTTTCACTTTTCACCTCTATTTATTAAAATTTTTTTATAAAACATAATTTTATGTAAATATTTTAGCATTATTTTTAAGTTTTTTCTATATATTTTTATAAAATTTAATTTTTAATTTTTTAGTTAAATTATTTTTAGAATGTGTCTAAAATTTTAGACAAATATTTTTGAGATTTAATTTTTTTTCTTTTATTTGCTTATCTTAAAAGATTATAAAAAATACAAGAAGCTAGCAATTTTAGGCTTCTTGTATAGAGAAAACTTATATATAAAAATTATCTAAAAGATAAATGTTTATATTCTTTGTTCAGTTCTTGAAATAATATCATTTTGTGTAGTTCTGTCAAGTGTAACAAATTGAGCGCAGTATCCAGCAACTCTTACTATTATATCTCTATGTTTTTCAGGTTCAACTTGCGCTTGCTTTAATGTTTTTCCTGAAATAATGTTAAATTGAATATGCCATCCTTTTGAACTTATAAATGATTTTATTACATTTACAAATTTTTCAAACTGTTCTGGAGTATTTACTAATTCTGGCGGATATTTTTGATTCAATAACTGTCCACCTGTAATCATTAGAGTTGGCAATTTGTTTACAGAATTTAGTACTGCTGTTGGACCATTTGTGTCAGTTCCTTGAGTTGGTGAACCACCTTCAGCTGCTGGTGTGTAGGCATATCTTCCGTCTGGAGTTGCACCGCTCACCGTTCCCATTGGTACATTTGATGAGATTCCAGATGTAGAAACTCCGTAACCACAATTAATAGGGCCTCTTCCATATCTTGTATTATGATATTTTTGAATTTCGTCAATATATGTCCAGTAAATATTTGTAGCAAATACATCCACTTCATCAATATCATTTCCATATTTAGGTACTTCTAACAATATTTTTCTGATTCGTTGTCCATTTTCTCCAGCATAATTTGTCTGAAGGGCATTGTAAACTTCTTCTTTTGTTAATATTTTATTATCAAAAACAATAGTTTTTAGAGCGTATAGTGAATTTGCAGCATTTGCAATTCCCACTTGAAGACCTGAAATGATGTCATAAACAGCTCCACCTTCTTTTGCGGAAAGTCCTCTGCCAATACAGTCATCAATAAGGCTTGATAATAAAATATCAGGGAATTCTTCCAAATGTGTATCAGACAATGCGTCAAGTGCTACTGATAATTTTGTATAGTGTTTCATGTATTTTTTCCATGCTTCCCACAAATCATCGTAAGTTTCATAGTCAGTAAGTTTTCCAGCTTTTAGTAATTGAAGTCCAGTTCTAGCATCATAGCCATCGGTCAACACAAGTTCAGTTGCTTTTACAAAGTTTAAGAAAGTCATACCAGTACATCTATATCCCCATTTTCCAGGAACAGCCACTTCTACACATCCAACCATTGAATAATTGTAGGCATCTTCAATTTTTACGCCTTTATTTAACAATGCAGGAACTATTATTTCATCTGTATGCATTGCAGGCATTCCATAACCTGTTGCGGCTACTTCGGCACATTTTCTAATAAATTTTTCTGGAGAATTTATGTGAAATCTTGCTGACAGG
Proteins encoded in this window:
- a CDS encoding glycyl radical protein; the protein is MKEFVLKSERVKKLRESALSKFPGVSVERGRLLTKAYKEHEGKSKYIVRAYAVKEILENMTIYIKDGELVVGNQSVDERTAPLFPEYAVDWIIDEIKTKGNFDHRDGDKFRIPEEEIPELLEICEWWRGKTLKDKAHAQMPQEIKEAGIAKIIHGEGNMTSGDGHIVPDFKKVLTKGLKGVIEEAKASMEKVDITVYGGYNKIDFLKAVQIVAQATIDFAHRFANLAKGLAEKETDSQRKEELLQIHKNCLNVPENPAQTFWEGVQAIWFIHLVIQIESNGHSASLGRVDQYLYPLYKKEVLEGDLDREFAKEMLQCLWVKLYSVIKVRSTSHSGYGAGYPTYQNVTIGGSTPAGKDSTNELSYLILESVGENKLTQPNLSARFHINSPEKFIRKCAEVAATGYGMPAMHTDEIIVPALLNKGVKIEDAYNYSMVGCVEVAVPGKWGYRCTGMTFLNFVKATELVLTDGYDARTGLQLLKAGKLTDYETYDDLWEAWKKYMKHYTKLSVALDALSDTHLEEFPDILLSSLIDDCIGRGLSAKEGGAVYDIISGLQVGIANAANSLYALKTIVFDNKILTKEEVYNALQTNYAGENGQRIRKILLEVPKYGNDIDEVDVFATNIYWTYIDEIQKYHNTRYGRGPINCGYGVSTSGISSNVPMGTVSGATPDGRYAYTPAAEGGSPTQGTDTNGPTAVLNSVNKLPTLMITGGQLLNQKYPPELVNTPEQFEKFVNVIKSFISSKGWHIQFNIISGKTLKQAQVEPEKHRDIIVRVAGYCAQFVTLDRTTQNDIISRTEQRI
- the guaA gene encoding glutamine-hydrolyzing GMP synthase, which codes for MKEKIIIIDFGSQYSQLIARRIREMEVYCEIVPLIDIEKIKNGEEKVKGIIFSGGPASVYEKGAPTVNPEVFNLNLPILGICYGMQLITHLNGGKVEKADSREFGKAVLEVENNDNPLFTGVKKSSNIWMSHNDHITELPTGFEIIAKTDSSIAAITNNNGIYALQFHPEVVHSECGTQILENFVFNICKCEKNWKISSFITEKTKSIKETVGDEHVLLALSGGVDSSVAAVLINNAIGHQLTCMFVDTGLLRKDEGKKVLEYYKKHFDLNIVFVDAKDRFLNKLKGVDEPEAKRKIIGNEFIEVFNEEIRKLKGQEGAKFLAQGTIYPDVIESQSIKGPSHTIKSHHNVGGLPEDLQFELLEPLKELFKDEVRKVGHELGLPDTIIKRHPFPGPGLGIRVIGEVTPDKVKILQEADDIFITELMAQGLYDKVDQAFVTLLPVKTVGVMGDQRTYEYVAAIRSVNTIDFMTATWSKLPYEFLEEVSNKIINKVNGINRIVYDISSKPPGTIEWE